The DNA window GCACCTTCCGTGCCTTTGGGATTTGTCCCTTTGGAACCCGCTGTAACTTCCTGCATGTGGAGGGTAAAGATGAAGACGGCCGTCACGATTTGGCCAGTGTTGGTGAAAAGACCGCATTTGTGCAAAAGCCCAAGGGGTGGAAACCTCGGGGAGCTCTGTGCCACACCTTCAGCACCTTTGGCTTCTGCCTGTACGGAACCCGCTGTCACTTCCAGCACGGCCTCCCTAACAGGATAAAAACCTCCAGTCAACACAATGGGTTGCTGTCCACATGCGCGTCACGTTTGCCTTCTGCATCAGACTCTTCAGCCTCGTCATCTCCTCCACCCACCACCCCAGAAGCACCAGCGCACAATGCTTTCACCTTCTCCAGTCAGCACTTAAATGATCTGCTCCTGCCACTGGCCCTCCACCTGCAGAAGCTGGAGAGCACGAAGGCCCAGGATATCTGGGCCAACAGGAGGCTCTAAACTGCTGCTgaacactttcttttttctttttttaatatgtaattCCCCCCACTTTACcccaaggtttttttttgtatacatgTTCCAGTTGACTTGAGCTTGTTTCAGAAGGCCCAAGCAGGCCTTGGCAAACATGACTATTCAGTCATGGATCAGTCTGGAGTAGCTCTGGAAAGAGAATCTTACAGGTGCAGCTATATGtgtaatatttttaattgtACATGGCTATATGTCTGCCCaaagcactgtaaataaaccatgttgctttttttactaactgctgtgtttgtgtgtttggctgGGCTGGATTAAAGTTGTGGGGTGACTGACAGAAGTCCAGTAGCTGCCTTTTCAAGCACAAGCGAGGCTGGCATTTGTCAGTCTTAATCAGCTGCTGCTGAAACAAGAGGCTCCTGAAACTGTCTTAAAACTCTGAAGCTTCCTTCCAATAAAGAATGGGATGGTTGGCTGGGACCATGCTCATGGGACCAAAGACAAGAGTCTTGGGCTCAAACTGAAAGTTGGCCTATGATCAGCTCTGGCTGGTGTACGTCCGGGTTAGTTAATGTGGAGGCGATGGTGAAATGTTTATACTAGACCTCCGTATAGGACGtctaaaaagtattttaaagaGACACGACCTTCAACCAACCAATCCCGTCTACTGATACTCGGCAGCCAATCACTGGCCTTAACCTCCTGCTACAGAGCGTCAACAGGTAGACCTGGGAGGGTAAAGGTAGCTCGAGGCTGTAAGCATAGAGCTAAATCTTTTTAGGCTTTAGTTAAATTGCACCTCTGAGGTGTTTCGTCAGGACGATATTGTGAGAAAATAAACTGGACCTCGCTGCCTTATTTTGAAGGGTACAGCGGATGTCTTGGTCATGATTGCTAGCTTGATGTTATGGAGCTGCTAGTGTATCAGACAGCTACCCTGGTGTGAACTTTATTTCAGGCGCTAAAGACCTCCAGTCCCCCTTTGTTCCAGTTTAGAAGGTAAAGTCTAACGTTGCATGATACTGGGAAGGCCTGGTGTTGTATTTTCGGTCCTTCTGATGCTAGCTTTTAGCATCATGTATTTTAGCTAACTGTAGCTGTATTTAGCCGTATTTGATGCGACAGTTTTATAAAGACACAACGGTCATTTCATTCGTTACTGTATTGTAATAGGTTTGTTATCGTGGTTTCTTTCAAAGTGCGGTGGTTTCTTCCAGCTAACTGAATAAAACCAGAGTTGACTTTGTTAGCATGCTGAATGAGTGCGGTGATTCGGAGAAACCACGGgccacagctgaaaaaggtccccAATACGTGACGGTCCACAGTGAAGACGTTTATAGACACACGTATGTTTTAGCTAACCCTGTAGTGTGTACCCGAGGACGCATGAAGTTCCGTTAAGCTTTACCGCCAAACGCGATGTTTTGCTGTGAGATGCAGAGAAGGCATGAGCGTAACGTGATCTGTCTTGCTAGTTTGAGTGATTTCGGTGAACATGGCGGACCGGGAGGAGCGCCGGTTCGCCGAGGTTTCCCGGGAGTCTGTCAGACTGATGGCGGAGGGCGCAGGTGTGGAGCTCGGTGATGATGTGGCGGCTCTGCTGGCCGAGGACGTGTGTTACCGACTCAGGGAGGCCACGCAGGTCAGTGATGCATAGATAATGTTCTGACTTTGGGAGAAGTTCGTGTTAGGTGTACGTGGTAATGTTTTGCTGTCCCCAACAGAGCAGCTCTCAGTTTATGAGACACGCCAAGAGGAGGAAGCTGACGGTGGAGGACTTCAACAGAGCTCTGCGCTGGAGCAACGTGGAGGTAGCGTGTAATTTCCATATCCGATCTCCCTCAGGTCTGATGTGAGGGAACTCCTTCATGTTTCTGTCTCTGTTCTTTACCAGGCCATCTGCGGCTATGGAGCCCAGGATGCGCTGCCTTTCCGTTCAGTGAAAGAAGGCGAGCTCTTCTTTGTTGAGGATCGGGACGTCAATCTGGTCGAGCTGGCCCTGGCTACCAACATCCCCAAAGGCTGTGCTGAGACCATGGTGCGAGGTACGCTACGCTGCTACGTTCCACACGCAGGCTCATCCTGTAGTGTTCTCTATGCTCTGTCATATCCATATTCACGTGATGAGTTTACTAATGATGTTTCATGTTTGCCTGCAGTCAATGTGTCATACCTGGATGGTAAAGGTAACCTGGAGCCTCAGGGTACAGGTGAGACGCACACAGCAGGCATAACCTAACCCACAGTTGTTGTACTTGGACCTGTAGATAGAATAAAGTAGCTAATACTCTAAAAACTGAGCTCCACCTTTCACTGAGAGCATCATTGTTATCCTGTTAGAAAATCtcagtgtttgtctgtgttaaaCTGTCCCAGTTCCTACAGCAGTACAGTCTCTGTCAGATGACTTACTGAAGTACTACCAGCAGATCACAAGGGCCATCTTAGGAGAGGACCCGCATCTCATGAAGGTGAGCTGCTACAGACAGAGCAGACTTTTTGTTGTGAACAGGCTAAACAACGCtcgtgtgtgtttcaggtggcTCTGCTGGACCTCCAGTCTAACTCCAAGATTGCAGCCCTGCTTCCGTACTTTGTTTATGTCATCAGTGGAGTAAGTTTTAGGGTTACACAAATCAGCATTTATGATTCTCATCACCAGTTTTGTTAGGAATGCTTGGTGTGTTTAGTAAGAGAAAATATCGTAGCATGACACATGAATCAGACCTATCTCATAACTGGAAGCGCTTTTAACTCTACACGGTAACCTACGTGTCCTCGGCTTGAACGGCGTCGAAGGTTCTGATTATGTCGTCAGTTAGGATGTAGATTTCTTGAACCTGTTGACCGGTGTTTCAGCTGATCATGGATTCGGTTTGTCGTCCAGGTAAAGTCGGTAAGCCACGACCTGGAGCAGCTTAACAGACTAATGCACATGGTGAAGAGCCTGGTCCAGAATCCCTACCTGTACCTGGGCTCGTATGTACGCAGCCTGGTCTCCAGTGTCATGTACTGCATCCTAGAGCCACTGGCAGCCTCCATCAACCCACTCAACGACCACTGGACTCTCAGGGACTACGCTGCCCTGCTCCTCAGCCACATCTTTTggtgagcagattttctgtggACGCTTAGGCAAGCTTGGACTAAAATTGTTAGCCAGTCAGGATTTAACATCAGTGTTGAGAATACAAAACTACTGTAGTGTTAGCCTGTTTTACAGTAAATATGCAGCATCATTTCACAAAGAACCTGTGTTGCTACAATGTTACCAGTCTGACTAATGTTAGCAGGCTGTTGCTAAGGGCAACATTAACATTCACTCGGCGTTTGCGTTAAAAATGGAAATCCAACAGTCGCTCTTCTTTCTGGTGTTTCTTCTGCAGGACTCATGGTGATCTGGTAAGTGGTCTCTACCACCAGATCGTGCTGTCGCTCCAGAaggttctgtctgacccagtgaGACCACTGTGCTCCCACTATGGAGCTGTTGTGGGCCTTCATGCTTTGGGATGGAAGGTATGGCCACAGCTTCTACATTAGTAAATATTTGACAGTTATAGATTAGATTGGGCCCATATTCAGTCGATATTTTCAAACAAATCATTCCCTAAATGAAAAGTCTCACATCTTGATTATTTAGCTGTGAAATATTTGCAAACCTGCATGTCATTACTGTTTTTATTGCTGTTGAGTGCTCCACTGCTACCCTCCTGTGTCCTGAAtgctcctctctctgtgttcacCGGTTTCTGCTGGCAGGCTGTCGAGCGCGTCCTCTTTCCACACCTTCCTGCGTACTGGGCCAACCTCCAGGCTGTGTTAGATGATTACTCTGTGTCCAACGCCCAGGTGAAAGCTGACGGACACAAGGTCTACGGAGCCATCCTGGTCAGTACTGCTGCTGCTTTGGGTGATTTCAGACACTGATAGACTGTCATTAGTCAACTTAATGAAGTATTTAAGTGTagaaaattactttaaaaacagaATGAGGTTAAGCTTGATTGGTTGGTCTGAAGGTCCACTGGAGTCAACTTCCACATCTGCTCCAGCTGTTCCTCTTTGTGCTCGTTCTGATGTTGCTGTGAGCTGCAGTTGCCACATGTGCCACATCTCCAGCACCCTTTTGAATCTCTGTTATGGAGAATTAAGGCAAAAGTGGGGCCAACctggtactagcaaggtgtacctaataaaacgGCTTGTGACAATATACAAACTTAGTTCTGGGAGCCATAAAATAACGAATTATTGTCAAATATAAATTGAGTGGTTAGcaatgttgcctcacagcaggaAGCTTCCTGGTTTAAACCTCAGCTTGGCTCGTTGTGCGTGCAGTTTCCTCTGTAGCTGAATCTTCTctgcagcttcctcccacagtccacacACATGCAGGTCAGGTTAACTGGCCCTGGATCAGGGATTGTTCTATATGCTTCAAGAACTTCAAAGCAGTGTGTGGTTAATGCTGATTTAATGAAGATGTTGAGCCCCAAATTTGTGCTGAGGATAACTAACAGATGAGCTCAATCTTGACATTATGCCTAATGATGCTTGTGATTAAAAACGAATTAAATCATAATTTGAGTTCATCTTGTCCCACCTACGTCgccacttcctctctttgtccTGCAGGTGGCAGTGGAGCGCCTGCTAAAGATGAAGGCGCTGTCTCTGTCGCAGTCAGCAGAGGGACACTCCGGTGCTCATCCGGGTTCTGTGGTGGGAGCTGCGAGCTACAGGGTGAACTCTCCGGGACTCAGCCCACCTCCAGAGCCTCTGTCAGAAGCTGCCCTTGGAATTGCCAGCCACCTCCAGGTGGGTGGGGCCGGCTGTCACTGGGAGGAGTGGACCCCCGTCCCTCTCCCCGCCATGTACTGTGAGCTTTACTCCTTCTTCGGCGACAGCCTGGCTGTCCGCTTTAGCACAGGACCAGGATTTGGCACCCACTCGCCCTGCACTCCATCCCAGCTTAGTAACTCCAGGAAGGAACCTCCCGGCCCCGCCTCCAACCTCGACACCACCCGGAAGATGCCACAGCTCACCGCCAACCTCAACATCAGCCCCAGGCAGGACGGGAGTCCGCGCACCGATCCACCTCCGCCGAGTCTTTCAGGCACAGGGTCAGTTAGGTAAAGCAACCAGAGGAGCACCTATCtatctttgtgtgtctgtgtgtgtgtttgtgctgatttatttttgtgtgtctaCCCAGGGCTGTGCCTCGTGCCTCGTCTATGCAGCGCTCCAAATCCTCCTCATCATGTTCACGCCAACGTTCAGCTGGTCTGTCTCGTGAAGTGTTCCCCAAAGCTCGCTTCACCTCACCTCAGACCACACCTCCTGCATTTTCCTTTCTTATTGGTGGGCGGCAAATGGGCCAGCGTTGTCAAGGCCGCCGCCCTTTCCAGACAATGTTTGCAACAACTCCGCCTGTTTCTGCTGT is part of the Maylandia zebra isolate NMK-2024a linkage group LG3, Mzebra_GT3a, whole genome shotgun sequence genome and encodes:
- the taf6l gene encoding TAF6-like RNA polymerase II p300/CBP-associated factor-associated factor 65 kDa subunit 6L isoform X2 — translated: MADREERRFAEVSRESVRLMAEGAGVELGDDVAALLAEDVCYRLREATQSSSQFMRHAKRRKLTVEDFNRALRWSNVEAICGYGAQDALPFRSVKEGELFFVEDRDVNLVELALATNIPKGCAETMVRVNVSYLDGKGNLEPQGTVPTAVQSLSDDLLKYYQQITRAILGEDPHLMKVALLDLQSNSKIAALLPYFVYVISGVKSVSHDLEQLNRLMHMVKSLVQNPYLYLGSYVRSLVSSVMYCILEPLAASINPLNDHWTLRDYAALLLSHIFWTHGDLVSGLYHQIVLSLQKVLSDPVRPLCSHYGAVVGLHALGWKAVERVLFPHLPAYWANLQAVLDDYSVSNAQVKADGHKVYGAILVAVERLLKMKALSLSQSAEGHSGAHPGSVVGAASYRVNSPGLSPPPEPLSEAALGIASHLQVGGAGCHWEEWTPVPLPAMYCELYSFFGDSLAVRFSTGPGFGTHSPCTPSQLSNSRKEPPGPASNLDTTRKMPQLTANLNISPRQDGSPRTDPPPPSLSGTGAVPRASSMQRSKSSSSCSRQRSAGLSREVFPKARFTSPQTTPPAFSFLIGGRQMGQRCQGRRPFQTMFATTPPVSAVPPRTYAHKLPVIGRVGKPVRRWTCSHYSLHLPL
- the cth1 gene encoding cysteine three histidine 1; translation: MFKTSSKDLFLPSPELLDSMQSVEESDGDCGGSAVSLAEALLPVTESSPPPIPWVCSTRYKTELCTTYSDDGFCKYAERCQFAHGLHELHVPSHHPKYKTELCRSYHTDGYCYYGNRCLFVHSPTEQRPTLRRRRNVPCRTFRAFGICPFGTRCNFLHVEGKDEDGRHDLASVGEKTAFVQKPKGWKPRGALCHTFSTFGFCLYGTRCHFQHGLPNRIKTSSQHNGLLSTCASRLPSASDSSASSSPPPTTPEAPAHNAFTFSSQHLNDLLLPLALHLQKLESTKAQDIWANRRL
- the taf6l gene encoding TAF6-like RNA polymerase II p300/CBP-associated factor-associated factor 65 kDa subunit 6L isoform X1 encodes the protein MADREERRFAEVSRESVRLMAEGAGVELGDDVAALLAEDVCYRLREATQSSSQFMRHAKRRKLTVEDFNRALRWSNVEAICGYGAQDALPFRSVKEGELFFVEDRDVNLVELALATNIPKGCAETMVRVNVSYLDGKGNLEPQGTVPTAVQSLSDDLLKYYQQITRAILGEDPHLMKVALLDLQSNSKIAALLPYFVYVISGVKSVSHDLEQLNRLMHMVKSLVQNPYLYLGSYVRSLVSSVMYCILEPLAASINPLNDHWTLRDYAALLLSHIFWTHGDLVSGLYHQIVLSLQKVLSDPVRPLCSHYGAVVGLHALGWKAVERVLFPHLPAYWANLQAVLDDYSVSNAQVKADGHKVYGAILVAVERLLKMKALSLSQSAEGHSGAHPGSVVGAASYRVNSPGLSPPPEPLSEAALGIASHLQVGGAGCHWEEWTPVPLPAMYCELYSFFGDSLAVRFSTGPGFGTHSPCTPSQLSNSRKEPPGPASNLDTTRKMPQLTANLNISPRQDGSPRTDPPPPSLSGTGSVRAVPRASSMQRSKSSSSCSRQRSAGLSREVFPKARFTSPQTTPPAFSFLIGGRQMGQRCQGRRPFQTMFATTPPVSAVPPRTYAHKLPVIGRVGKPVRRWTCSHYSLHLPL